The nucleotide sequence GTGAGCTAAAAACCGCCTTCCAAATCGGTTTTATGATTTTTATTCCTTTTCTTATTATCGACTTAGTTGTTGCCAGTGTGTTGATGGCGCTAGGTATGATGATGGTGCCACCTGCCACCGTCTCATTGCCATTTAAACTCATGCTTTTTGTTTTAGTAGATGGTTGGCAATTAATACTAGGCTCGCTTGCACAAAGCTTTTTCAATTAGCGCAGAGGTAACCCCATGACACCAGAATCCGTCTTAGCACTAGGTACTGAAGCGATGAAAATCGCTTTATCACTAGCTGGCCCTCTTTTATTGTCCGCTCTAGTGACGGGTCTTGTGATCAGTATGCTTCAAGCTGCAACGCAGATAAACGAAATGACATTGTCGTTTATTCCAAAAATTCTTGCTGTATTAGCTGCTATTTTAGTTGCTGGTCCTTGGATGTTAAGTTTACTTGTCGATTATATGCATAACTTATTTACTGGCATTCCTGGGATGATTGGTTAATAGCAATGATAACCCTGACCAGTGAAATGCTTAACGGCTACATTAGTGATTTTTTCTGGCCATTTGTGCGTATACTCGCCCTTTTTAGCACTGCACCGCTATTTAGTGAAAAGCAGACACCTAAAAAATTTCGCATTGCGCTCGCCTTTTTAATTACCGCATTAGTTGCACCAGGCTTACCGCAAAGCAATGTACCTTTATTCTCGCTTATTGCCTTTTGGGTACTGTTGCAACAAATTCTAATTGGCACAATTCTAGGGTTATCAATGCAGTTGGCGTTCGCTTCTGTTCGTCATGCTGGTGAAGTGATTGGTTTACAGATGGGGCTTTCATTCGCCACCTTCGTCGATCCATCAGGTGGCCCTAATATGCCTATTCTGGCACGTATTTTTAATATGCTAACAATGCTATTATTTATGGTATTTGATGGACATTTATGGCTATTGTCTATATTAGTTGATACGTTCTATGTTGTTCCTATTGGAAATCAGACGTTTAACTCATTAGGTATTCTCACTTTAGTTCAAAGTGGTGGTACTATCTTTATTAACGGTATGATGTTAGCCATGCCATTAATCACTCTACTTTTAGTGCTCAACCTTTCATTAGGTATTCTAAACCGAATGACACCACAACTTTCTGTCTTTGTGGTTGGTTTCCCTCTTACGCTGACTATCGGTATGTTAGCATTATCCATGATTATGCCTGCATTACCTGTGTTTACAGAGCGTGTCTTTAGCGATACGTTTAATCGTATTACATTGATATTGCAACAGTTGGTTTCTTGAGATTTCGGATTATTAACTTTTAATTAGTTATTTTTCATCTCACTCATTAAAATTAATCTGTTTTCACTCTAGCCATCAATGGTCATTTATTCTACAACCCTTGTATATCATTTGCTATACAAGGAGGCGTGATATGAAATCAGATGTACAACTTTATATTCGCGCTAAAGAATCACAACGCGCTCTTATTGATACTGCCGCTGAAATTCTCCATAAATCTCGTACTGACTTTATTCTTGAAACAGCATGTCAAGCTGCTGAGGATGTCATTTTAGACCGTAGAACCTTTAATTTAAATGATGCTCAATATGCGGAATTTATAGAAATTATTGATGCGCCGGTTGATATTGAACCTGCTCTTGAAAAGTTATTAATGAGAAAACCATTATGGGAAAAGTAACAGCGCCTGAGCCGTTATCAAGTTCACATGAAGTCGCTGATTTTTATAGTAGTGAAATTGTATTAGATAACTGGATAAAGCAAAGAGGTTTCAAAAACCAATTATTGGGTGTATCTCGTACTTTTATGGTCTGTAAAGAAAATAGCCACTATGTTGTTGGCTATTATTCTTTTATCATGTTGCTGAAAATATTGGCGTTAAAGCGATTATGGTTCATGCTCTTACAGAAAATGCAAAACAGTTTTATCTTCATAATGGTTTTAAAGCCTCTTCAACACAAAAAGACACTTTATTTCTAGCATTAAAGAAATGAACTCATCTGTTGTATTCAATAAAAAAAACCCCTGATAAATAAATACCAGGGGTGATATCAAAATGTCTTAGAACCGAACTAAATAATTAGCGATACATCTTAAACATCGACATCTCTTTCATGTCGTTAAAGACTTTATAAGAAGCTTGTAATACAGACTCTTCTTGGTAATAATCTGAAATTGCTTGTGTCCAGTCTAAATCACGCAGTTCGCTTAAACGTTTTGCATTTCTTAAAGACGTATCCGCACCTAAATCATCCAAATTATCAAGTTCTTGAAGTTGTAAGCCTAATTTCGCTTCCACACTTGAAATATTATTTAGCGTCGCACGGTTAATACGGTTTGCAGCATCAATTTTGTCTAACGCAGCATCACGATCAGCTTGTGGTTTACCCGTTAAAGGTTCACGCAATGCTGTAATCGCATCATCAAGAGCATTAAAGATGTCTGGCTCTGTCCCTTTACTACCTGAAGATTGTAATGTTTCGATCCCTGTAAAGTTAGTGACCATTTCAATATTACTATCTACTTTTTGGGTAATTTGCTTATCACCGCCTTGATAGGTGATTTTGCCTGTTGCATCAGCTACAAAAGGAGGTTTGTCTGATTGGAAGCCTGCAAAAATATAACGCCCCACACCATCTTTTGTATTACCAATACCCACTAGCTGGTCTTTTAAACCAGCTAATTGTTCAGCTAAAGACGAACGGTCTTCATCACTTAATGTTGCATCATTACCTGCTGCAACCAGTGTTTCTTGAATTTTGGTTGTAATATTCACCATTTGGCTTGCTAAGCTCATTTGCAAAGACATACTGTTTTTTGCAAATCCACGCGCTGTCGCATACTGCTGATTACGCGATTCAGATTGTTTAACCATCACCGCTTGAGAAGCCGCCATTGGATCATCTGATGGTTTTTCAACACGACGACCACTGGAGATTTTATTTCCTTCAGTCATCCATTTGCTTTGCGAACTGGTGATATTGTCCACTCGCTGACTAAAAATTTGATTTGAACTTAAACGCACCGTGTTATTCCTTATTCTGATGAAGGCTTAGAGAACTTGCATAATCGCATCAAACATACTGTTCGCTGTTTGAATAACTTTCGCATTTGCCATGTAATATTCTTGAATACGATACATTTCACCGTACTCTTCATCCAAGTTCACACCAGAAACAGACTGCTGCTGTTCTACAATACTTTTAGTAATAGAAACCTGAGCATCAAAGTCTACTTGAGCGGTATTTACTTTATTACCGACCATACTGATCAGTGAGCCATAACCACCAGCAATCGTTGTTTTACCATCAATAATTTTCTGGTCAGGTAACTCAAACAATTTTTTCATGTTTTCGTTATCGCTTGGGCCAGTATTATCAGCACCTGCAGCAGCAATCTTACTAGGATCAGTTACCGCAACTTTCATGCCTGCAATCACGTTACCCACGGATTGAACGACAATAGAATCGTCTTTTTGTGCTGTACCATTGACTTTGATATTCATCCCTTCAAAAGTCAGTTCTTGTTTTGTTGCATCAAATGTGGCTGCAACTTTACGACCACCAGGCTCTACCGTCACATTCCAATTGCTGCCGTCATATTTAACTGTATAGTCAGCCGCTTTCACTTCTTTGGTGTCGGTGTATTTGACGTCAAAGGTTGCATTACCTTTATTTTTACCGTTAGTCATCACATGAGCGCCACCAAGGTCGAAGAATTTTTCACCTTTGTCGCCATTTAAATCAAAACCTTGCTCATGTTGTTTATTAAATTGATCACCCAACACTAACGCTAATTGGTTTAATTGATTACGGCTTGGATCTAACACTTCTTCACGGCTACGATAAGCACCGCCAAGCTCGCCACCTTTAATGCGTTTTGCATCCACTTCACGAACTTCATCAATACCGTTGCTATAACCAATAACAAGGCGTTCGCTGTTTTTATTAGATGGAATAGCAGAAACTTCATAAGCGCGAGTACCAGACACTAATGGCAAACCATTAGCAAATGTGACGTTAACAAAACCACCGTCTTGTTGAGTCACTTGTACATCAACCAGTGTGTTTAGCTCTTGAACTAAACGGTCACGTTGGTCTAATAAATCATTAGGTTCAGCGCCATTAAAGCCTTTAGCACGACTGATTTCGTTATTTAGTTTTGCGATCTGTTTTGTATATTCATTGATATTTTTAGAGGTGTTAGTGACCTGACTATTAATATCTTTTTCTAGATCGCGCAATGATTGGTCTGCTTTAGCAAACATATTCACCATTGCTTCCGCTTTACCAATCACCGTTGTACGTGCAGGGTTATCTTCTGCGTTATTGGTAACGTTAGGTAAGCTTGTAAAAAATTCGTCAATTGCACTCGAAACATCATTCCCTTTATCTGCTAACAAATCATTAATTTGTGAGATATTTTGGGTATAACTGTTTAAAGCACTTTGTTTTGCCATTGCACGGTTCATTTGACCCGCAAGGAATTCGTTATACTCACGATGAATACGGCTAACATTAACACCATTACCGATATAACCATTACCGGTCATTGTGCCACTGTTTTCATTAAAAACAGTCATTTGACGGTTGTACCATTTCACATTTTGGTTAGCGATATTATTACTCACAGTGCTCATCGCAGCTTGTGCCGCATTAAGTCCGCTCATCGCTGTATTAATTAAACTGTTGGACATTTGTCTATCCTTTTACGTTTAGTCATCACCCGTATGCACGGAGCATAGCTGGCAAGTTAAATGGATGCTCTGGTCTTTATTATCGGTTCTTCCCCTCTAAACTTGAGGGGAAAATGATTAAAATAAGTCGCTTAAATCGTGAGTATAAGTTTTAGCAACTTGCTCACCACTTCCTTTTAATTGGCCAATAATTGAAACCAGTTTTTTGGCATAACCCGGATCGGTAGCATAGCCTGCTTCTTGGATACGGTAAGCCGCTTGTTCCGGAGTTTGAGCTTGAGGTACTTTAGCGTAACGAGGACTTTCAGTGATCAATCTAAGGTAATCTTGAATAGCTTCAACATATGAGCCATAAACACGGAAATTGTCACGCATTTTAATCGAGTTACCATCGATCACTTCAGTTGTCATGATATTCGTAACAGGCCCTTTCCAGCTACTTCCTGCTTTAATACCAAACAGGTTATAACTCGGTTTACCGTCACCTGTTAGAATTTCACGCTTACCCCAACCTGATTCAAGTGCAGCCTGAGCAACAACTAAAAGATGGTGTACACCAGTACCTTCTGTGGCTTGTTTTGCAGGCCCTAACAGTTTTGATGCAAAAGAAGCACTGCTTTCAGATAAGCCCTTAAGCTTGCCAATCGTGCTTTCAACTGCATTTTGATAAGGCTGCATCGCACGATAAATTTGCCCCAATGCTTGCGTTGGCATGGATTGAAATATATCACTACCATCTAATGGCATAGGTGTTTTGCCCGCCATTTCACTTGGGTCTAGCGTGACTTTGGCAGAAAGTTGTTTTTCTATCATGTCAGCAAAGCCCAAGCCTTTTTGTGATAAGTCTTGAGCGATTTGTTGATCATAAAGAGAGGTGTACATCTTGGTACTTTCTGAGTTGAACATGCTTTCTTGAGGAATAGCATCACGCATGCTCTTTAACATCATTTGAACAAAAACACCTTCAAGTTGCTGCGCCACTTGGCGCAGCCCTTGCTGATCAGCATTTTGCCCAACCTGATATTTAAGTTTATTCAATGCATTACTGTCATATGCCGGCGCAGACATCGTCGGCATTGAAGAAAGCAGAGATAAATCTTTCATCAGATAATCTCCAGTCTCGCACGTAAGCAACCCGCGCTTTCCATTGCTTGCAAAATTGACATTAAATCTGTTGGTGTTGCACCAAGTGCATTTAATGTGCGGATCACTTCGTTTAAGCTTGCGCTTGCATTCACTTGTTGTAATGAGCCACCTTGTTCACTCATATTTACGCTAGTATTACGCGTTACAACAGTGCTACCCCCTGCAAACGGAGTATTAGGTTGGCTTACATTAACTTGGCTATCAACCGTAACGGAAAGGTTGCCTTGAGCAATAGCACAGCTTCCTAATGTCACATCACGATTCATAACAACAGAACCTGTTCTTGCATTAATAATCACTTTCGCATCTGCAACAACACGTTTAATTTCAAGGTTTTGAACTTCAGCCAGAAAACGCACTTGTTCACTTTTACCAATAGGAACACGCAATTGAACTGTACGAGCATCTAAAGGAATAGCCGTACCTACACCGCGTAATTTATTAACGGTATCAGAGATGTGTTGTGCCAAAGTGAAGTTTTCTTCATTCAGTTGTAGGTTCAGCAGACCTGTTTGACCAAATTGCGAAGGCAGTTCACGTTCAATGATAGCGCCGCTGCTAATGCGTCCACCCGCTAACTGGTTCACTTTAACGCTATTACCACCCGCAGATGCGCCTGCTCCCCCGACAACAATATTGCCTTGTGCTAAAGCATAAATCTGATTATCGACACCTTTTAATGGTGTCATCAGCAACGTACCACCACGTAAGCTTTTGGCGTTACCTAAGGATGAAACAACGACGTCGATTGATTGCCCTGTACGACCAAAAGGCGGTAATTTTGCAGTTACCATTACCGCTGCAACGTTTTTCAATTGCATATTGGTGCCAGGTGGTACTGTGATCCCCAATTGTGAGAGCATGTTATTCAGACTTTGCGTGGTAAACGGGGTTTGCATTGTTTGGTCACCCGTTCCATCTAATCCCACAACCAAACCATAACCAATCAGCGCATTTTCTCTTACCCCTTCAACAGAGGTGAGATCTCTGATCCGTTCGGCATGAGCGGAAAAACCGACACATGTCATCACGATAAAGAAAAGGCTCATCGCTATTTTTTTCATCTGGACCCTACTCATTAAAAAGGTGATACATTTAAGAAGAAGCGTTGTAGCCATCCCATAGACTGTGCTTCATTGATATAACCGTCTCCGATATATTCAATACGAGCATCAGCAACTTGGGTTGAATTTACGGTATTAGCACCACTGATTGTTCTTGGGTTCACAACACCTGAAAAACGGATAAATTCAGTACCTTGATTGATAGCAATTTGCTTTTCACCGATAACGTGCAGGTTTCCATTGGCAAGAAGCTGATCGACGGTAACAGTGATGGTGCCTTTAAAGGTATTGTTCGCATTTGCGCCACCTTTACCGCCAAAGTCACTGTTTCCTTCCATTCCCATATCAGCACGGCTATTACCAAACAATCCTTCCAAAAATCTTGGCGTGATCGAAGCAAGGAATCCTGCTTTGCCATTACGGCTCGCATTTGCGGATGAGTTTTTGCTTGCACTCACGTTTTCTTGCAATGTAATCGTTAGCGTATCGCCAATATTCCGAGGACGTCTGTCTTCAAATAGAGGTTGATAGCCAAAATAAACAGGCTGAGCTGACTGAAAAATAGAGCCATTAGGTGCAGGTGCTGTTGGTGCCGTTGGAACCGCCGTTGTGTTACCTTCTACCAACGGTTTTTTAGGT is from Proteus columbae and encodes:
- the fliQ gene encoding flagellar biosynthesis protein FliQ, which translates into the protein MTPESVLALGTEAMKIALSLAGPLLLSALVTGLVISMLQAATQINEMTLSFIPKILAVLAAILVAGPWMLSLLVDYMHNLFTGIPGMIG
- the fliR gene encoding flagellar biosynthetic protein FliR gives rise to the protein MITLTSEMLNGYISDFFWPFVRILALFSTAPLFSEKQTPKKFRIALAFLITALVAPGLPQSNVPLFSLIAFWVLLQQILIGTILGLSMQLAFASVRHAGEVIGLQMGLSFATFVDPSGGPNMPILARIFNMLTMLLFMVFDGHLWLLSILVDTFYVVPIGNQTFNSLGILTLVQSGGTIFINGMMLAMPLITLLLVLNLSLGILNRMTPQLSVFVVGFPLTLTIGMLALSMIMPALPVFTERVFSDTFNRITLILQQLVS
- a CDS encoding DUF1778 domain-containing protein; this encodes MKSDVQLYIRAKESQRALIDTAAEILHKSRTDFILETACQAAEDVILDRRTFNLNDAQYAEFIEIIDAPVDIEPALEKLLMRKPLWEK
- the flgL gene encoding flagellar hook-associated protein FlgL, whose protein sequence is MRLSSNQIFSQRVDNITSSQSKWMTEGNKISSGRRVEKPSDDPMAASQAVMVKQSESRNQQYATARGFAKNSMSLQMSLASQMVNITTKIQETLVAAGNDATLSDEDRSSLAEQLAGLKDQLVGIGNTKDGVGRYIFAGFQSDKPPFVADATGKITYQGGDKQITQKVDSNIEMVTNFTGIETLQSSGSKGTEPDIFNALDDAITALREPLTGKPQADRDAALDKIDAANRINRATLNNISSVEAKLGLQLQELDNLDDLGADTSLRNAKRLSELRDLDWTQAISDYYQEESVLQASYKVFNDMKEMSMFKMYR
- the flgK gene encoding flagellar hook-associated protein FlgK, with the protein product MSNSLINTAMSGLNAAQAAMSTVSNNIANQNVKWYNRQMTVFNENSGTMTGNGYIGNGVNVSRIHREYNEFLAGQMNRAMAKQSALNSYTQNISQINDLLADKGNDVSSAIDEFFTSLPNVTNNAEDNPARTTVIGKAEAMVNMFAKADQSLRDLEKDINSQVTNTSKNINEYTKQIAKLNNEISRAKGFNGAEPNDLLDQRDRLVQELNTLVDVQVTQQDGGFVNVTFANGLPLVSGTRAYEVSAIPSNKNSERLVIGYSNGIDEVREVDAKRIKGGELGGAYRSREEVLDPSRNQLNQLALVLGDQFNKQHEQGFDLNGDKGEKFFDLGGAHVMTNGKNKGNATFDVKYTDTKEVKAADYTVKYDGSNWNVTVEPGGRKVAATFDATKQELTFEGMNIKVNGTAQKDDSIVVQSVGNVIAGMKVAVTDPSKIAAAGADNTGPSDNENMKKLFELPDQKIIDGKTTIAGGYGSLISMVGNKVNTAQVDFDAQVSITKSIVEQQQSVSGVNLDEEYGEMYRIQEYYMANAKVIQTANSMFDAIMQVL
- the flgJ gene encoding flagellar assembly peptidoglycan hydrolase FlgJ — protein: MKDLSLLSSMPTMSAPAYDSNALNKLKYQVGQNADQQGLRQVAQQLEGVFVQMMLKSMRDAIPQESMFNSESTKMYTSLYDQQIAQDLSQKGLGFADMIEKQLSAKVTLDPSEMAGKTPMPLDGSDIFQSMPTQALGQIYRAMQPYQNAVESTIGKLKGLSESSASFASKLLGPAKQATEGTGVHHLLVVAQAALESGWGKREILTGDGKPSYNLFGIKAGSSWKGPVTNIMTTEVIDGNSIKMRDNFRVYGSYVEAIQDYLRLITESPRYAKVPQAQTPEQAAYRIQEAGYATDPGYAKKLVSIIGQLKGSGEQVAKTYTHDLSDLF
- a CDS encoding flagellar basal body P-ring protein FlgI; protein product: MKKIAMSLFFIVMTCVGFSAHAERIRDLTSVEGVRENALIGYGLVVGLDGTGDQTMQTPFTTQSLNNMLSQLGITVPPGTNMQLKNVAAVMVTAKLPPFGRTGQSIDVVVSSLGNAKSLRGGTLLMTPLKGVDNQIYALAQGNIVVGGAGASAGGNSVKVNQLAGGRISSGAIIERELPSQFGQTGLLNLQLNEENFTLAQHISDTVNKLRGVGTAIPLDARTVQLRVPIGKSEQVRFLAEVQNLEIKRVVADAKVIINARTGSVVMNRDVTLGSCAIAQGNLSVTVDSQVNVSQPNTPFAGGSTVVTRNTSVNMSEQGGSLQQVNASASLNEVIRTLNALGATPTDLMSILQAMESAGCLRARLEII
- a CDS encoding flagellar basal body L-ring protein FlgH, encoding MDTKVITDNSGARKLSVRWRRHQRLGTALLVLTLAGCAHIPKKPLVEGNTTAVPTAPTAPAPNGSIFQSAQPVYFGYQPLFEDRRPRNIGDTLTITLQENVSASKNSSANASRNGKAGFLASITPRFLEGLFGNSRADMGMEGNSDFGGKGGANANNTFKGTITVTVDQLLANGNLHVIGEKQIAINQGTEFIRFSGVVNPRTISGANTVNSTQVADARIEYIGDGYINEAQSMGWLQRFFLNVSPF